The genomic interval ATCGCGACCATCGACGCAAGGGCGTCGCACTCGAGGCGCTTCATGGGGCGCTCGATCTCATCGCGCAGGCGGGCGGTGGCGAGGTGGTGTCATTTCCCAACATCGTCGAACCTGGCAAGCGCGTGTCGTCTTCGTTCCTTCACAACGTCACGCCGGGCATGTTCGAGGAAGCGGGCTTCACCTTCGAGCGACGGATCGGCAAGAACAAGACGGTCATGCGGAAGGTCGTATCACCCGCGTGAGCCACGAACCACGAACCACGGCCCGAGGTGCTCCGTCTATGCGGGTCCCCCGGCAGGTGTCGTCGATGGCCGCGTTGTAAGGCCGTCCACCTGAGCATCCGGCACCGACAGGGGACCTCTGCCGGGTCCTGAACGCGATGGAAGGTCGCGCGGGCGGGTTAGCCTGGAGAGTGGATGCCGGGTCCCGGCATCCTCGTACCCGTCGACTGGACAGGACCCCGCTTGTCGCGAACGATCGGCCTGGATGCACCGGGCTGGCGCACGTGGACGGTCTGGACGGTCGGCCTCCTGGCCTACGTCGTCGCAATCGTCAACCGCACGTCGCTGTCGTCGGTCGGCGTCGATGCGCAGGTGAGGTTCGACGCTGATGCCTCGGCGCTGTCGATGTTCGCCGTGATCCAGCTCGCGGTATACGGCGCGATGCAGATCCCCGTGGGGCTGCTTCTCGACCGGTTCGGCGCGCGGCCGATCATCACGATCGGAATGATCCTCATGGCGGTCGGCCAGGGCGTCATGGCGTTCGCGGATGTCGTGCCCATCGGCATCCTCGCGCGTGTCCTCATCGGGGCCGGGGACGCAGCCGTGTTCCCCAGCGTCCTGCGTGTCATCGCAACATGGTTCCCCGCGCAGCGCGCGCCGGTGCTCGTGCAGCTGACGGGGATCGTCGGCCAGCTCGGACAGATCGTGGCGCTGGTCCCGCTCGCCCTGCTGCTTCACGCCACTTCGTGGAGCATCGCATTCGGCAGCCTCGCCGCACTCGCTGTGCTCTTCGCCGTGCTGACGTTCGCGGTCATCCGCAACCGACCACCTCAGCGCAAGGCCGACCCCGTGGACTTGTCTGTCAACACCGACACCGGCGCGATCATGGTCGTCAGGTCGTCCGCCGATCTGCGCGAAGGATTTCGCGCGTCGTGGAGCCACCCGGCGACGCGCCTCGGCTTCTGGTCGCACTTCACGACGCCCTTCGCGGGCACGGCATTCATGCTGCTGTGGGGGTTTCCGTTCCTCACCTCAGGTGAGGGCCTCACGCCCGCCACCGCATCGCTCGTCATGACCTCGCTCGTCGTCTTCGGAATCCTCAGTGGCCCGGTCATCGGCGCCCTCTCCAGTCGACATCCGACCAGACGATCGCGCTGGCTCGTGCTGCCGACCGTCGCATTCCAGGCGATCTCGTGGCTCGCCGTCATCCTCTGGCCCGGGCCGGCGCCCGTGTGGCTGCTCGTCATCCTGATGTTCGCGCTGGCCACGGGCGGCCCCGCGTCGATGATCGCGTTCGACCACGCGCGCACCTTCAACCCGAGTCACCGTCTCAGCACAGCGACCGGCATCGTGAACGGCGGAGGCTTCCTCGCAGCGCTGCTCGCGATCCTCTTCATCGGCCTCGCCCTCGATCTCCAGGGCGCCGGCACGCCCGCGACCTACTCCCTCGACGCCTTTCGCATCGCATTCCTCACCCAGGTGCCGCTGTGGCTCATCGGCTCGATTGCGATCATCGTCGAGCGAAGCCGTACGGTGCGCCACATCGGCGGCGTCGACAACTTCCCGCGCAGCTGAACGCCGACGAGTCTCTCGTGGGCGAGCGCGAAGCCGATCGTCTACCTGTGGCGCTCGAGGTAGGCGGTGATACGGGCGAGCGCACCGTTCCAGACTTCGTCGACGAAGAAGTCGCGGATCTCGGGAATCGGGAAGCCGGTCTGCACGACGGTCATCCGGGTGCCGTCGCCTTCGACATCGAAGGTGATCTCGATGCGGGTCGTCATCGTCATCCCGTCCGGGCTCGACCCGGTCGACTCGGTCACCAGTCGGTGTGGTCGGTCGATCTCGAGGAAGGTCTGCGTCTCACGGAAGAGGTTGTCCGGGTCTGCACCCCAGATCGCGATCTGGGTGCCGCCGACGCGCAGGTCCACGTCGATCTCGACGATGCCGGGGCGCGCGTCGAGGATGGAGAACCAGATCTTCTGCTTCTCGGCATCCGTGTAGGCGTCGAACACCTCCTCCGGCGTAGCCGGCAGCATCCGGGAGATGCGCAGCTCGAGGGGTGTCGTCGTGTCGCTCATCGGTCGGTTCCTTTCTGCAGGGTGAAGAACGCGTCGAGACCGTCCAGACGCCGCTCCCAGAGACGCTGGTAGTAGCTGATCCACGTCATCGCGCCGTCCAATCGCTCGCCGCCGAGCCGACATTGCCGTGTGCGGCCGATCTTCTCGGTCGTCACCAGCCCGGCGACCTCCAGCACATGGATGTGCTTGGCCATGCCCGTCACCGTCATCCCCGCGGCGCTTGCGAGTGCGGAAATCGGCAGAGGTCCGTCTCCGAGTCGCTGGAGGACGTCGCGGCGATTGCTGTCCGCGAGTGCAGCGAATGCTCTATCGAGATCGGCTTGTTGAACCATGCGGTTCAGCATAGGTCACAGCCGGCATCGAATCTTGCGTGGGGCCGCTGACCCGCCCGAGCAGCGTTCCGAGGGCGACAGCCGAGATCAGTCCCATTTCGATCACTGAGGAGATGAAGAGTCTGATCGCGAGCGTCTCGAGGTCGCCCAACGCGGGCACGAGCATCGCTGCCACGACGGCGGCGATGCACGCGGCCGCCCACCCCCGCCGGCGATTGCGTGCGAACAGCACCGCGAGAGTGATACCCGCCGCCAGGAAAGCGAGTTGCGTGAGGATGAAGCCCACCTCGTGCACCGCGCCGTGCCAGCTCATCACGGGCGCACCCTCCGGTGCCCCGGCCGGGAATCCTCCCCCGGCGTCGGTCACGAACAGTCCCGCGATGACGAGTCCGATGCCCATCAAGATGACGAGAATGCTGATCCATCGCGCGAGCCGCCCGCTCCCGAGCGTGCGGCTGAGCCCGATGCCGCCTCCAGAGATGAGCAGACCCACCAGGACGAAGTTGACGATCTGCGCCCATCCCCCATCACCGAGGCTCAAAAGGCTGATCGGGTGGTAGGTCGGACGGAATCCGTCGCGGTTGAAGGCCTGCACCGCCCACAGCACGACGAAGAGGGGTGTTGCGACGACGGCGCCGGTAAGCAGAGCGCGCGATGATCTGGACATCAAACCTCCTAAAGTGAACCAGTTAGTTCATCTTTGCATACTGAACCGAGCAGTTCAATGACCGGCTTCGTCATCGCCTCACTCGGCTTGTTCAGCGAGCGGTCCCCCGCCGCACGCTCAATCGACATCTACACGCTCGACGGCGAGCTCGGCTGGTGAGCCCCACGAGAAGCGATGGCAGTTGACAGACTGGAGCGGTGCCGGATGACTTCGAGCCCGCCTCGACATTCTTGAGGGCGGATCTTGCGCCACGTCAAGGGACATGGTGGGTGAAGGCCATCCGCTCAGCGGCGACCATCCTCACCGGTCTCTTGACCAACGATCTCGAGGCGGGGCCGTCAGCGCTGGATCTCGTCGTCACGCGGCTGGACACGGGCAACGCCATCCTTCGAGTCACGGCGGGGACGGTAAGCGAGGCGGACCATCTTCTTCGACGCGTGCGCCGGGACCTGGATGTCATGAATGTCGAACTGTTCATTCGCGAGTGGGGCACTGGTCAGCCAGGCCAAGCCTGACCGGGTGACACGAGGGTCCTGCCCCACGCACTACCCGGAATCGCCGCGGTCGGCGCCGACTGATGCCGTTGGAGCCGATTCGGGTCCGGCCGCGTGGAGGGCAGGATGGAGACATGGCATCGATCGACTCCCTGACCGAGGATGGCCGCCGATTCGTTTCGGACTACCACCTCGCGACTCTTTCGACGATCGGGCACACCGGCGGCATCCATGTCGTCGCGGTCGGCTACACGATCGATGAGGGTATCGTGCGCATCATCACGAGCGACGGCAGCCAGAAGGTGCGCAACATCGAGCGCGATGCACGTGCGACGGTGGCGCAGGTGTCAGGCCCGCAGTGGCTCAGCATCGCGGGCTCGGCTGTCATCGAACGGGACGTGGATGCGGTGGCCCACGCGGTAGCGCTCTACGCGCGCCGCTATCGGCAGCCCCGCGTGAATCCGCGGCGTGTTGTCATTCGACTCGTACCTGATCGCGTCCTGGGTTCCGCGGGACTGTTTGCATGACGCCGCGCCCGGGCCCCTGAACCGCTGCGGACGTCCCGTCCGGTCTGGCGGCTGATCGCACCGAACGATCGCCGACCCGATCCGACTCATCGGGACTAGATCGCTCGCCGCTCGAAGAGAGGGAAGGCCGCTCGGTCTGCATCGCTGACCGTCGACAGGAGGACGGCCGCGCCGAGCGTGCCCTGGAACAAGCTCGCGGTGGTCGCGGTCTGGCGGGAACAGAGCTCCCAGGATGCATCGGCCAGGCTTCGTGCCCGGTCGGTCCACTTCGAGTCCCCGACATGTCGTTGGAGGTTGAGCAGCGCATATGCACGACCTACGGCGCCGCAGCAGAGGGTCCCTCTGCTGGATTCGTCCTCCCATGCGGTCACCGCAGCCCGCGTCGCCAGTTCGAGATACTGACTGTCGTCGAACACGCGATAGGCGGCTGTGAAGAGATGCACCATGCCTGCTGATCCGTGGCACCAGCTCTCCATAAAGGATGGAAGGGGATTCGAAGTCACTCGCATCGGCCA from Microbacterium pumilum carries:
- a CDS encoding SRPBCC domain-containing protein codes for the protein MSDTTTPLELRISRMLPATPEEVFDAYTDAEKQKIWFSILDARPGIVEIDVDLRVGGTQIAIWGADPDNLFRETQTFLEIDRPHRLVTESTGSSPDGMTMTTRIEITFDVEGDGTRMTVVQTGFPIPEIRDFFVDEVWNGALARITAYLERHR
- a CDS encoding TIGR03618 family F420-dependent PPOX class oxidoreductase, whose translation is MASIDSLTEDGRRFVSDYHLATLSTIGHTGGIHVVAVGYTIDEGIVRIITSDGSQKVRNIERDARATVAQVSGPQWLSIAGSAVIERDVDAVAHAVALYARRYRQPRVNPRRVVIRLVPDRVLGSAGLFA
- a CDS encoding metalloregulator ArsR/SmtB family transcription factor, which gives rise to MVQQADLDRAFAALADSNRRDVLQRLGDGPLPISALASAAGMTVTGMAKHIHVLEVAGLVTTEKIGRTRQCRLGGERLDGAMTWISYYQRLWERRLDGLDAFFTLQKGTDR
- a CDS encoding DUF998 domain-containing protein encodes the protein MSRSSRALLTGAVVATPLFVVLWAVQAFNRDGFRPTYHPISLLSLGDGGWAQIVNFVLVGLLISGGGIGLSRTLGSGRLARWISILVILMGIGLVIAGLFVTDAGGGFPAGAPEGAPVMSWHGAVHEVGFILTQLAFLAAGITLAVLFARNRRRGWAAACIAAVVAAMLVPALGDLETLAIRLFISSVIEMGLISAVALGTLLGRVSGPTQDSMPAVTYAEPHGSTSRSR
- a CDS encoding MFS transporter; protein product: MPGPGILVPVDWTGPRLSRTIGLDAPGWRTWTVWTVGLLAYVVAIVNRTSLSSVGVDAQVRFDADASALSMFAVIQLAVYGAMQIPVGLLLDRFGARPIITIGMILMAVGQGVMAFADVVPIGILARVLIGAGDAAVFPSVLRVIATWFPAQRAPVLVQLTGIVGQLGQIVALVPLALLLHATSWSIAFGSLAALAVLFAVLTFAVIRNRPPQRKADPVDLSVNTDTGAIMVVRSSADLREGFRASWSHPATRLGFWSHFTTPFAGTAFMLLWGFPFLTSGEGLTPATASLVMTSLVVFGILSGPVIGALSSRHPTRRSRWLVLPTVAFQAISWLAVILWPGPAPVWLLVILMFALATGGPASMIAFDHARTFNPSHRLSTATGIVNGGGFLAALLAILFIGLALDLQGAGTPATYSLDAFRIAFLTQVPLWLIGSIAIIVERSRTVRHIGGVDNFPRS